From Apium graveolens cultivar Ventura chromosome 9, ASM990537v1, whole genome shotgun sequence, the proteins below share one genomic window:
- the LOC141687187 gene encoding uncharacterized protein LOC141687187 has protein sequence MKPTEDNNVSNELVQKMKPEHILLLDSKVPKQFISFDEQYLRRCLEFIKISAEKPTSCSLDSDITVFTESNNMLDILNSPIFHKLGSTIRDRASLIDLRNPKCSSFLSSPGESDLGKSGKSEKEVVVHNNHAHVSNYVHSPSFAPATTSNWMLHKKGNHKCPQYVFSSDHQRDIYFANLVKVDSENSKITDYMYTFHSRSSKTKEDETCEQQLSLIGRMKVSTSITILSGGTEVMETSFVLFGFDDNCEEELQTRSHNLEKSKGISRKMSNVLKASRTFKRRSLMKLDVSRSSKDINFTHCQDAHLEDYFPPNLELAAIVVREQISRTNINVEMGGWGLKFLNNTRHRHVNASLETEIPLQFRSHGDADCSTSIDIIIPDSLHGVPRSKNSGPSSLIDRWISGGKCDCGGWDMGCALTILKTQQTEALHQAKTFDIFAEGSKKDSATMKMVNLHDGSYSIPFQSTLSALQSFSIAVAILHAQTHYPNLQHSIGCTQK, from the exons ATGAAACCAACAGAAGACAACAACGTATCTAATGAACTGGTACAGAAGATGAAGCCAGAACATATCTTGTTACTCGACAGTAAGGTGCCCAAGCAATTTATCAGCTTTGATGAACAATATCTTCGTCGATGCCTTGAATTTATTAAAATCAGCGCAGAGAAGCCAACTTCATGCAGTTTAGACTCAGATATTACTGTTTTTACTGAGAGCAACAATATGTTAGATATTCTAAATAGCCCTATATTTCACAAATTGGGTTCCACAATTAGGGATAGAGCAAGTTTGATAGATCTTAGAAACCCAAAATGCAGTAGCTTTTTGAGTTCTCCTGGTGAATCAGACTTGGGTAAATCTGGAAAATCAGAAAAAGAAGTGGTAGTTCATAACAACCATGCACATGTATCTAACTATGTTCATTCACCCTCTTTTGCGCCTGCTACTACTTCCAACTGGATGCTACACAAGAAAGGGAACCACAAGTGCCCACAGTATGTGTTCTCTTCGGATCATCAGAGGGATATCTACTTTGCAAATTTGGTAAAGGTAGATTCAGAAAATAGTAAGATTACGGATTACATGTACACTTTTCATTCTAGATCAAGTAAAACAAAGGAAGACGAGACGTGTGAGCAACAGTTAAGTCTTATAGGTAGAATGAAGGTATCTACATCAATTACTATTCTTTCGGGTGGTACAGAAGTTATGGAGACTTCATTTGTGCTGTTTGGTTTTGATGACAATTGTGAGGAAGAGTTGCAAACTAGAAGCCACAATCTTGAAAAAAGCAAGGGAATATCGAGGAAGATGTCAAATGTTTTAAAGGCAAGTCGCACATTTAAGAGAAGAAGTTTAATGAAATTAGATGTTTCAAGATCCTCTAAAGATATCAATTTCACACATTGTCAAGACGCTCATTTAGAAGATTATTTTCCTCCCAACCTTGAGTTGGCCGCCATTGTTGTGAGAGAACAAATTTCTCGTACTAATATAAATGTTGAAATGGGAGGATGGGGCTTGAAATTCCTCAACAACACTAGGCATAGACATGTAAATGCCTCCCTAGAAACAGAAATACCACTTCAATTTCGTTCACATGGAGACGCTGATTGCTCTACGAGTATAGACATCATCATCCCTGATAGTTTACATGGAGTGCCAAGATCCAAAAACAGTGGTCCTTCTAGTCTTATTGATAGATGGATTTCTGGTGGGAAGTGCGACTGTGGTGGCTGGGATATGGGGTGTGCACTCACAATACTTAAAACTCAGCAAACAGAGGCTCTGCACCAAGCAAAAACTTTTGATATATTTGCAGAG GGATCAAAGAAAGATTCAGCTACTATGAAAATGGTTAACCTCCATGATGGTTCGTATTCAATACCCTTCCAATCAACTCTGTCAGCTTTGCAATCTTTTTCGATTGCTGTTGCAATTCTTCATGCTCAGACTCACTATCCAAACCTCCAACATAGCATCGGTTGCACTCAAAAGTAA